From the genome of Calliopsis andreniformis isolate RMS-2024a unplaced genomic scaffold, iyCalAndr_principal scaffold0022, whole genome shotgun sequence:
ATGAGTAACCCTCGTTTCCCGTCAACTCTCGTGCAACAAATAAAATAGTTCCCGCTTTCTTTTCTCGTAATATCAGAgttttttaacattttaaagTCGTCATAGTCTTGTATCCTTTTACTGCCATCCTTCGCAACCTTTCATTGTGCTCCTTCAAGGATCTTTCCTACATGCGAGCTCCAGAAACATGCTTGAATGTCCGTGGTTTTTATCTTGTCTTCTAAGACGCGATTGGACAATACTTTGTATATCCATGCTTATTAATGTATATTTGATCCTTTGCGCAGAGCCGTGTTTCGTAGCAACCCACATGCAATGTTTTGCAATTTTTTGAACTGGTTATCAATCAACTCCATTTTTCTCATAGGTCTATGGATCGTCGTCTCGCTATTTCGATTCTCTTTCATCTTTCAAAGATCATAGATAAAAATGTATGCTTTTGCATGTACGTTCACATTGACTGGCTCGTTTCGGCGAGTAATACACGCGAACATTGTTCTTCGTCACGTGCACGCGCACGTGTGTTTAATCAGGCTAAAGAAAATAAGACAAGCAGTTGTTTGCTCTTTATCTTGCTACAATCAAACCCCTCACTATATTCCTTGCGTACAGTTTCCAACTGTATCAAACTATATCATTAACGTCGAATAATTTGTAAATTTTTCGAATCTACTTTTAAAGATCTACTCGAACTAGTAGTTGGGATGAAGTTGAGTGGAATTGATTCGATTTCTGAACAATTTTTCGATCATCTTTTTTGAATGTTTCAAACTCGTTGGCGATGCGTTTGACTGTCTTCGGTCATAGGCCGCAGCGATCGGCTCGCCTGATGGTGGCGTTTGTGTGCGGTGCATGGGGTACATCCGCAGGACCTCACGAATTCTGCGATTGGCCACAAGCCAAGGTGACTCATCGCCTCTAGGAAGGgccgctgctgctgctgctgctgctgctgctgctgctgctgctgctgctgccgctGCCGCTGCCGCTGCTGCcgtcgccgccgccgccgccgccgccgccgccgccgcgtcTCAGCGAGTTTACGTGCATCTGTTCATTCTCCGTTCAGTTTGGTTCGATCTTCGATATCTTGCGTATCTTTCTTCACCTTCTGAAGGAAACGAGGGAAATCGAGACTCGATCAGAATcgatcctgagacttcaggggAGTGTCCTTGAGAGAATCGTGTACGCGTTCAAGAAAGGACTGTCGAGAATCGGCGTGCGCTACAAGGACCGTTTAAAGAGCTATTCGACTAATTTTGTTGATCAACGGATCGGCTATCATGGCTACTCGTACTCTTGGTAAGCCTGGGATTGCCCCAGATCGCATCATTTCTCACGCTAATTTCTTCGCGAAGTGTACGCCTCAGTGTACGCCTCAGTGTGTCATTCGGGGCGAGTTATTATCATAAATGATAGAGATTGAAAAGGTGCGAGTGTGATTTTACGTGTTCGTTTGAAATAGTGAAAATGACTAGCCCTGTGGCTTACACGTGGACAAATACAAATTTCAAAGATCATTTCAATGGAGTTACATTCATATGATTCGTATAGTAACAATACGTGTGGGGACATAACAATGTTAAAAATTGGAGACGATCGAAAATTTGAGGTATCAATGAAGGGCCTTGACTCGTGAGAAACGAAAGCAGTAAAGATGTAAACGACTGTCGAAGAAATCGATATTACTCATGAGCACATGCACGCGTGAGGTCGAAAGGAAAACAGTCAGTCGGAGGATTTCCCCTTTAGAGTGTGTATTGATTTTCTCGATACAAccgctctctctttctctcaccTATTCTCACCCATCTCACTGccgagagagaaagaaagtttCCCCTTCGGTATAGTGGACATTGGACGTATAGAGTGGTTACGCGTGCCCGCGTGAAGGCGATATCGATTTTTGACAGCTGCTGCGAAAGCAACACCGCTACCAGTATCGTGCCAAAAAAGAAAGGGGTTCAGAAGGTCCGCATCGAACGTTCATTTCTCATATACTCACGTATCTCTCTTTCTGTTTGCACCTTCTTGGCTTCTCGCCACTGTTTACTCAACGATCCTGCACCGATAATCACGGATCTTCGGCTGTCATGTTCCTTGAATCGCGCCGGTAACAGCGCACGGTCGTCGCTTATTCTCTATCGATTCGATGAAATTCGTTTGCATGTTGCAaaagatttgtttcaacgagggaGATATAATAACAGCTGTAGTTCGTTATGAATTTCATTCGTTTTGAACCAAATGAAAAATCTAGCATAGGAATCGTgttgaaagaaattttgtagAGTTTGATCGTAGAAAATGTTATCGACGATACAGTAACGAATAGTTTATTGTTTGCATCGCGTGCAGACTATAAGAGTGGTGTTTTTGCTTTCTTCTAGGTACGGATGATGGAGGAGCGGCTAGTGAAGGGTGAATACTGCTTAAGCACATCCGGTGTTGGTTCTCCACCTCACTCGTTGCCGTCGACTTCCGGTACGCAGAATGACAAGATCGAGGATGTCCATTGCGCTTGTATATCGAAGTTAGAGACACAAGTCGAGGAACAGGTGAGACATTGCAATTTTACGTATCAATGAGAAAGCATTTGTTCgcgatttcaaattttcacgaTTCGCAATGCGAGGGCGATGTTTCGATACAGATATCTATTATGTACATTTTTCATTGCGTTGCGTTGCGATATCgctaaatcgcaataaaccacgATAAACTACGTACTTATCCGAGATTAAATCAAGATGACCGAGTTACAGTCGATTACTACGATTTGCTCGCAGAGACAGTTACGGCTTCAAGACGCGAGGCAAGTCGAGGCGAAAGCTGCGAGAATAAAAGAGTGGGTTACGAATAAGTTGAGGGAGTTGGAGCAACAGAACCAACATCTACGGGAACAGAACAACAAATGTAATCAGCAATTGGAACTTTTAAGGAATCATATAACAAACATCGGTTTGAAACCCCCCGTAAGTTGAGCAACTTGAGTTAGACCTTAGCTTATCGCTTCCGTAGATTTCTTGAATTGATTGTCTTGTTCGAAACATGATTTATCTTGAAACTGTTATGTCGATAAGAAGAAACGGGGAAGAAATATCGTTACTTGTATGAAAAATGAAGGAGTGATTCGGAGTAACACTTGATTATTGAGCAAAGTTCGGAGGTTGGTTAAAATGAAGGGTTGCTATGTTTCAGGCACCCACAAGAGCGTCGTTATCATTGGAAGTAGATCCTACGTTACGCAGACGATCGGAGAGTCTCGAGGGAACACCGCAGGCGATAGCCGAAAGCGTTCAGAACGCAGTAGCGGAACCACAAGCTGGTACAAAACACCGAAGACATCTGTCCGCTTGTGGAACGATACAGCGAGGGATCACGACCACTAACATGGACTCTAGGTAGAACCTTGTACGAGACACCATATGACTGGGTTTCACGCGTGCACTCGCCACTTGCTTTTCAATCATTCTTTTTGCTTCTTACCTTAACAGCTTAACAGCTTCTCCGATCGTTGGTCGCGTAAATGTGTCTCGAATTTTCCTTGGGAGGTCTCACGACGTGATAGCGGCGCCCGACTCTCAAAACCGTGGTACCCTGTAACGTCCTGAGACTTCCTGCGGAGAACTATCGACCCATCTATCGTTTTTTATTATCTCTTGATTTTGAGCACGATGTTTCTTCTTTCTTaacattcttcttcttctttttctatttttttcccTCTTTTGTTCCGCTTATCGGTCCTAACGAACGATCGCTCAAAGCTCTGGCTAATTCCAAAGTAAATTGGACGATATGCTGGTTGACTTAATTCTTTGGTTTTATGCTTGCTCTTTCTTTTTCGCTCTAGCTTACTGTCCGAGGAACTCGCCGCAGCAGTGGAGAACTTGGTAATGTTACCAAACATAGCTGGCGTTTCGGAGACGAGCAGGGACAGCGGTAGCTCCGAGGCTGTACACGACTATGCCGAAATATACACGCCGAGTAGGGAAGGGCTGAATTGGACGCAAAGTGCACAGGGTCCTCGACCACCTACTCCGCCTCTTCACCGATTTCCCAGCTGGGAGGCGAAAATATATCAAGTAACAATTCACTTGTTTTCCGTTTAATATAACTAAATAGCTTGTACTGCTTGCTTTTCGTTAAATTGTTGATCAAGTTTAAATTCACTAAATACTGTGTTACCCTCGTATCGATGCCAGGAGCTACGAGAGGATACATGTACGATAAATTAACAGCAGAAATCCAAAACGCAGAAGACTCGAGTAATTTATCGAAAGAAATTGAACTAGAATGCGTAATGTCTCGCGTACCGAAACATACGCTGTCCATGTATAATGCTTGCAAAACAGTGTCACTTGTAATCAAACAGAACGCAACAGTCACCGATTCCCCGTAGGTAGCTGACGGCGGGCTTGGCATTGGTCCACCGACTAACGAGGAATCTGCTCCTTCCACGATGACCAACACGACAAGCTCGTCGAAACATTCCCATGCAACAGGGCACAACCTGACTGCGCACAATTCTCAAGGTTACTGCGATATATCAGTGCCAGTTTACGCGACGGTCAAGGGTAAATGTCCAGCGCCTCCGTTTCGAGATTACTTTTTCCTTGTCTTTCTTAATTTATGTCTTTactattactttttttttttatacgattcagGACGAGCCAGTCAAATTAGATCCATGCCATTCGGCGATAGCTCTGATGATAGTTCAGACGGTGAAGAACACCCGAATCAGACCGAAACTAATACGAGAATCACTAACAGTTCGTCAGACAATACAGACTCTTCGCTCGGAAGTGGAAGTAGCCCGTCGAAGAGCGTTAAAACCACTAGTAGCCTTAGCCCCGCTAAAAGAAGTTCCAGCGGTTCTCCTAGCAAAAGTGTGAAACGTGGTAAACATTTCGACAGTCATCATATCAATAACTAAACAACTTTAAAATTACATGTCAATCAACTAAccatttgaaaataattttcttctataGATACTTCTTTAGAATCTGGATTATCCGAAGATTACGCGATACCTCCTGATGCACTTAGTTCTACCTCTCTCGAATCCAGCATGCCCAGCTTATTGATGCGCGTATCCGGCGAGAGTCCAAAACGGCAGGAGTCACTGGAGAAAACTGGTCATTTGGCGAAACTCGGAGGTAAACTGAAAACTTGGCGGAAAAGGTGGTTCGTGCTGAAGAACGGTGTGCTCACGTATTGGAAGAGTCAGAACGACGTAAACAGAAAACCTCAAGGCCAAATTGTTTTGGATGAAGTGTGCAGGTAATTGTCCACTCTTGAATATGTCTTCTTTTTCCTCTTTTTAATCGATGATAGAAACGAACGATTCAATCGATACGAAACAATCAATCGATAGAATAAACAGGGCAGAAGGTGCTGCCACGTTCGAGATAGCTACTGGTAAAAAGACTTACTACCTAACGGCAGACTGCATagcgacgatggaagattggatAAGAGTTCTGCAGAATGTACAAAGGCGGAACGCGACCAAACTTTTGCTTAGCAAAGAGGACAATAAACCAACGATACAGGGATGGCTGACGAAAGTAAAAAACGGTCATGCTAAAAAGTGCTGGTGCGTCCTCATTGGAAAAATGTTCCTTTACTTTAAGTGCCCTAACGATACGGTAAGTCTTTCACATTTCCTAACTTTCCTAATATAAATATCTGAATAGTATGTAGTAGTACACAATAAtatatattactattattataagGATAGAGATCTCACCGATCCATTTCTCGTATCTTCATAGAATCCTATTGGACAAATAAACATGAGAGACGCAAGAGTGGAAGAAGTCGAGCATGTGTCTGATAGCGACAGCGAAGAAAGAGATGCGGAATGTCCGCACGAAAGAACAATTGGCATTTTCCCCACTCACCAAGGTCCTACGTATTTGCTGATGCCCCACAAACAGGACAAAGATAATTGGTTGTATCACTTGACCGTAGTCTCTGGAGGTGGGCCTAGTGCTGGGACTCAGTACGAGCAGTTAGTACAAAGACTGATGGAGACCGATGGAGATCCCAGCTGTGTCCTTTGGAGACATCCTCTGTTACTTCATACGAAAGAGAATATTACTAGTCCACTGACCAGCTTGACGTCTGAAGCCTTGCAAACTGAGGCCATCAAACTTTTTAAGGTCATTATTTTGTGTACGTGCGTACGTGTGCCAGTGTAAGTGTGTCAGTCTGTCCGTGAATATACGCgtctgtatgtatgtatatgtatgtgtagCCTCTTTATTTAATCATTGTCTGTCATTAACCGAACCGAATCATGACAACACACTCTTATTACGTGTTGATACAGGCTTGCCAGTTGttcatgtcagtagcagtggagCAAGCAGGCATAGACTACCATGTGGTGTTAGCGCAAAATGCGTTACAACAATGTTTAGACCAACCTGAACTACAATCTGAATTCATCTGTGCATTGGTAAAGCAGACAAGTCGTCACACGCAACACCGTTTGGGTGTACAGGTAAAAAAGGCCGCCAGACTTGTGTCGCTGGGTACTGCGCGCGTTGTAAGTCCTGCTTATTGTTTAACAAACACTCCGAACCCTGTACCATTTTCACCAGCTGACGTTCGACGCGTGATTTTAGAAAACATCTTACCTGttaccttcaaatttctatcctcgACTATTTAAATTGATAGGTAGCATGGCCAATTGGTCTCAACTTCATCGTGATTCAATTCAGATTGAACATTTCAAGTCTGACCGTGTTTGTTACATTCGTATAAACGAAATGGTACATCGGGTACGCTTAGTCaagtattataaaaataatcAGATTGGAGGTAGaaaacggtagaactgtttacTTATCTTTCTCtgtatttttttgtttttaagaGAACTAACCGTTCCAGTAACAATAACTGCAATTCGTTTATTGATTTATGCGAATAATACTTGACGAAGTTTCttaacaaaaaataatttttttagtttTAACATTCATTcgtatttcattttcatttgctGCTTTACATGTGCTCCTTCTAGACTATTCTAAATCGCATGTGTTTTCATTCTTTTAGACATCAACGTGTTCAACTTTTCGTTCTTAGTTTcattttattatgtactttttaatatttatacatgAATACCCTATCACCTTACCTTGATACGCCCTATATATCATGTGAGCCGAACCTATTTCGACAATTCATTCGCCCATCACTTTCATCAATAATACTATGGGACTCGTTTTATCGGTTTCATTCATATACACTGTTGCTTTAATTTACCGATGAATAATTGTTAATGTTTCGCGAGTTTGTCAAAATACGTTCTGCGGCGCACACACACTTGCAGAATGGTATGTTGGTGTACATAAGAACCACACACAGAAAAACATCTTTTTCTAGATTGATTTTTCTTTCTGTTTCCGTACGTTTGTTTGCTCGATAGCTCATTACAATATTCTCTGTTTGAATGCTGCTTAGAGAAATTTTAGCCTTTGATCATCGATCGATAGACGATCACACAACGGATATAAAACTAGACAATCCTTACAGATTCGAACCCGTCAGTCCGTAGAATACGAATACGCTACGAATATTgaatagaaatgataattacaatATATTTTCGGGCATACGTACATACgttcataaatacatatttgtaGATATATATACAAGTATGAAATTTTGCAAAGCGTAATGTCTGTCTGAATTCCGAACGATATGCTTTCGAGCTGTAAGGTAAACTCCGTAGTAGTGGACTTACATGGGCTGCGAATGAAAAGAAGGAACGGTAATAAGCAAAAGTGCTTCCTTCATCCACACTGGTCTCTTAATTCATTCGATTGTTTACGATCCATGCGTTTTATGTGATTAACATATAGAATTTATGCGTTCATAATGATCCAATTTCGATTGCTTATATACTAACAGACGTATTGACGTAACAATTCGAGTGTTTAACTGGATGAGAAACATTCAAGTTTTCTTTCCTGATCGAAGATTCGTTCTTCTTCCTTACGGATTCGATACTTACGGTTATTTATGACTCGTTGAATAAGAGAAGAATAAGTGAGATCAGAAATGAAAATCCGTCTTCTGGGCAGGGGAACGTAATATACTTAGGGGGAAGAGAAAAAAAGAATAGGAAGAAGGAAGGGAAGAGGGGCGAAAGAGGGAAGAAATAAGAAAAGGAATAGTAGATTAGGTCTGGTTCAATTGAGAGACATAGTAGTATGCCAGCATACCATTGCAGCAGCTCCTTCTCTGCGCCACGCAATCGCTGTTCACCTGCGATACGCAAAGTCCCGCGGCAAATGGCAGCGGTGAAAATGCGGACGCGCAGTCGACGGCCTCCACTTCTCACAGTCCTACGCTCACGCAGGGCCACTCCACCTCTACGATTCTGGACTGCAAAACTAACCCTGCCCAGTACGTTCTTATCCAGGGATGGCAGCTGCTCGCTCTCGCTGTTTCGCTCTTCCTACCTAGAAACAATCGGCTACTATGGTACCTGAAGTTACATTTGCAACGAAACGCAGACACCAAGTGAGTTTCCTTGATCAGATGATTCGCGATTAAAGCAGGGTataatgtacatacatacatgatAGGTAGAAATGTTCAACTTGCACAGAAgcgtttatttaaaattttgttcaAATTGTTAGCGGAATGAAATGTTCACATTCGTTaagattcgaaattttaattacagAACGGAATGCGGCAAATATGCAGCTTACTGTGAAAGAGCGTTGGAAAGGACGTTGCAAAACGGCGGAAGGGAAGTGAAACCCTCAAGAATGGAAGTCCTCTCGATATTAATGAAAAATCCCTACCACCATTCGCTACCGCACGCGATACCAGTTCATTTTTTAAATGGCACATACCAAGTTGTTAGCTTTGACGGTAGTACAACGATAGAAGAATTTCTGAATACTTTGAATCAAGAAATTGGTTGTCGTGACGTTCATCAGTCTGGTTTCACGTTGTTCAGTGACGACCCCATCGAGAAAGACCTTGAACATTTTATCGATCTTCAAGCAAAAGTATGTATATATCGGTACAACTTGAATAACTCTGGTGATTCGTAAGTTCATAAGGTGATGAAGATACTCcttcatttttttcattttagctCTGCGATATAATTTCGAAATGGGAAACCGCGTTGAGGGAAAAGGGTTCAGGGAAATTCGAGAACACCAGAGTAATCCAGTTAACGTATAAATCGCGATGTTATTGGCGACAGGCAGCTAAAATGGAGACTGATAGAGAAAGACTTCTTTTGTGTTATCAAGTTAATCAGCAAGTCGTACAAGGCAAATTTCCGGTTAATCGTGAGCTGGCATTCGAGCTTGCGTCGTTAATGGCACAGGTAAATCTGAAGCATATTCTCGTCTGATAAAGGATGGCGATACACTCGATAAATTTCCTTAATTTATATCTTTACAGATTGACTTTGGAGAGTACAACAATGACAGAGCACGAGGAAGCGGACCTGGGAGTAATCCACATCACCTCGTCCTTCAGGCTCTCGACAAGTTTTATCCTTTACGATATAGAACGAATATCACTACTGAACAGTTAAGGCAAGCACTGAGAATTTCAATAGCAAGCATTAGTGTCCATTTCGACTATTTTAAATAAAGTGAATCTCCTATTTGCAGAGAGCTACAAGAGAAGTTGCAAGAAAAATGGATCGCGTTAAAAGGTCGTAGCGTTTTAGACTGTGTTCGTATCTACCTAACTTGCACCAGAAAGTGGCCTTTCTTTGGAGCTACGCTATATCAagcaaaggttaataaggagtACTTATTACGTTTTGGATAAAAACGTTTGGATCCAGCACACATTGCTTACTCTCCACGAACcaacaaattttattaatagaCTTTATGTTCCCGCAGTTGAAACAAGCTGAACCGATAACTGTATGGATAGCTGTTTCCGAAGACAGCGTCACTCTGCTTGAACTACAAACAATGGCAGTAATGTGTCGTTATAATTATACAAACATAATTACGTTTGGGGGATGTTTAGATGACTTTATGTTGGTTGCTTGCTCTGACGAAGGCGCTGCAGAACAAAAACTTTTATTTGCACTTTCAAAACCTAAGGTATATCGAGTATTATTGAGATATACTATCGATCAAATATGATAATACAAATTCTAAAACGTTGATTTGTTCGTTTTCTTACGTTTTCTTTATAGATTTTGGAGATAACATTGTTGATCGCAGACTATATGAATGCGTTGGGACACACTTTACCCGGTACTCCGCAAATGAACACATTGACCCGTAACGGATCCCATAGATCGATCAAGTCGACTTTAAGACCTACTACTGGTTTGTATTTCTACAAATAAACATTTCGATCGTTTGCTTCGTCACTCCTTTTTCTCgattaattaaataaaatgatGGTATTAGGATCGAGCTGTCTTCCAACGCAACCAGACATTCTGAAATCGACACCAGATCACCAAAGACCTTAAGACTCAAAAAGACTGGACATCCTACTTCGCAAAGAAAAACGCAGAAATTTGCAAGATTCAGTTTACGAACGTCTAATCCTGTCAAGGTACTAAATTCTTTATGCTCGAAGGTACTACAGTCTGTATTATAGAAATCCGCATATAGAAGAACAATGGGCTacgcacaacagtgtgcgtTGTAGAATCAACTTTAGTTAAGATTATTTTTCTGTTAACCAGAAAGATTCTGACGGAAGAGGGTTGCTTGATAAACGACGACATTTATGTACATATTTGACACATTGTACGAAACACACTCTGTGGTCCACGTAATAGATAACGTAACATAAGACGTGGTAGGACTGAAATTAATCGAAAGAATATGCAAACACTGCCTAAAGAGTACATTACTATGTCTAAATTACATCGAACAGTTTCATCGGAAAGCTGAGTGTCACGCTGAGACTTTTTTGCTACTGTATTTATACACCGAATTCGATACATTAAGATAGGATGCATACATAAGTAAAACCGGTGTATCGTGTACTATGTATATAAATTAATCAGAATTACTGAATGTTTAGAAATCTAGTTGGGCGATGCAACGATACCTATATCTTCGGTATGAGAATACGTCAAGAAAATTCTTACTCTTGTGGGTAAATCGACCGCAAACCTCGTACAGAGGAGCtgcaattaataattgcaactgtaAAATGAAAAAGCCCGTGACTATTGTTACACGAAGGTGAAGACGCAGTGTTTTTTCTAATGTTTCTGTTAACCGTAAATTAAGATGAATGTGATGCTAACTATGTACCTATTGTCGTTGTCGATTCAAAGTACAATTTCGATAATTACTTTACTCGTTAAAACAATCGAAATTTTGCTACGTTTCATGCGTTCAATCTTTCCAACTTTCGATAACTTTTGAAGCGTCATTTCAAAGAAAGGATCAAAGAAAATCATATGCAGACATATTATTGACTGTATCTTATGAAAGCTCTGTTGCGAGGGAAAGTTCTCTATACGCAAAACTATGAACAGAAAACACATGATACCGTGTTAATTTGATAATAACTAGTctcatatttcatatttatttaaCGCTTAAGCGAAAGTTAAGTTCGTTTTATATAAGGACATGACCAAATACAACATGTACTGGGAACGCAGATTCTTTTTGTTATTGTGTTAACAGTTAGTATCGTTCCTGTATAACgtatgtgcaagaagattttTGTACTAATAAAACGGTGATCCCATGGTTACTACGTATAGAAGTTTTGTACGCGCTTGACGTGTCCTACGTGTAACTAGAAAACGTCTTCCTTCTCTTTAGTAACCAGAAATAagtaagaaaaaactgttgttgaGAGAGTAGGGCTTTCGTGCAATATGTACAAGACTTCTATAATTTTGTAAATCCTGAGATAGATTGCGTGTGATTGTGCCTCTCTTGAGCAAAATAGACTAAGTAATTCTATGCACGGCTTCGTTTAGCGCAGTTAAAGAATTTATATGAAAGAAGAATGATAGAAGGGATCGAACCTCAGACTATTGGGAGCAGTACAAAGATATGCAAGAACGACATTTtgtctttaatttttataatatgCAATTAAATGCTATTACATATTCGGGTGCTCAGCGCCGTTGTATCAGGATGCAGTAAAATCACTCATTTTGTAAATATCACGATTAGGCTTAAGTTTCTAATAATTGCAGTAGAATGAAAAGAAAGAGAGCAGCTAAAAAAGTTACAATTG
Proteins encoded in this window:
- the LOC143187385 gene encoding uncharacterized protein CG43867 isoform X9; translated protein: MGKPKIENSSFTLDMESLEEMLRKLSELERRVLEAEGRADEAEDKVRMMEERLVKGEYCLSTSGVGSPPHSLPSTSGTQNDKIEDVHCACISKLETQVEEQRQLRLQDARQVEAKAARIKEWVTNKLRELEQQNQHLREQNNKCNQQLELLRNHITNIGLKPPAPTRASLSLEVDPTLRRRSESLEGTPQAIAESVQNAVAEPQAGTKHRRHLSACGTIQRGITTTNMDSSLLSEELAAAVENLVMLPNIAGVSETSRDSGSSEAVHDYAEIYTPSREGLNWTQSAQGPRPPTPPLHRFPSWEAKIYQVADGGLGIGPPTNEESAPSTMTNTTSSSKHSHATGHNLTAHNSQGYCDISVPVYATVKGRASQIRSMPFGDSSDDSSDGEEHPNQTETNTRITNSSSDNTDSSLGSGSSPSKSVKTTSSLSPAKRSSSGSPSKSVKRDTSLESGLSEDYAIPPDALSSTSLESSMPSLLMRVSGESPKRQESLEKTGHLAKLGGKLKTWRKRWFVLKNGVLTYWKSQNDVNRKPQGQIVLDEVCRINRAEGAATFEIATGKKTYYLTADCIATMEDWIRVLQNVQRRNATKLLLSKEDNKPTIQGWLTKVKNGHAKKCWCVLIGKMFLYFKCPNDTNPIGQINMRDARVEEVEHVSDSDSEERDAECPHERTIGIFPTHQGPTYLLMPHKQDKDNWLYHLTVVSGGGPSAGTQYEQLVQRLMETDGDPSCVLWRHPLLLHTKENITSPLTSLTSEALQTEAIKLFKACQLFMSVAVEQAGIDYHVVLAQNALQQCLDQPELQSEFICALVKQTSRHTQHRLGVQVKKAARLVSLGTARVQLLLCATQSLFTCDTQSPAANGSGENADAQSTASTSHSPTLTQGHSTSTILDCKTNPAQYVLIQGWQLLALAVSLFLPRNNRLLWYLKLHLQRNADTKTECGKYAAYCERALERTLQNGGREVKPSRMEVLSILMKNPYHHSLPHAIPVHFLNGTYQVVSFDGSTTIEEFLNTLNQEIGCRDVHQSGFTLFSDDPIEKDLEHFIDLQAKLCDIISKWETALREKGSGKFENTRVIQLTYKSRCYWRQAAKMETDRERLLLCYQVNQQVVQGKFPVNRELAFELASLMAQIDFGEYNNDRARGSGPGSNPHHLVLQALDKFYPLRYRTNITTEQLRELQEKLQEKWIALKGRSVLDCVRIYLTCTRKWPFFGATLYQAKLKQAEPITVWIAVSEDSVTLLELQTMAVMCRYNYTNIITFGGCLDDFMLVACSDEGAAEQKLLFALSKPKILEITLLIADYMNALGHTLPGTPQMNTLTRNGSHRSIKSTLRPTTGSSCLPTQPDILKSTPDHQRP
- the LOC143187385 gene encoding uncharacterized protein CG43867 isoform X2 → MEEVRGSPARRLSQILDPIARLATDFGSNSAPCSPRLGVRGHELSGAVIQSGASEVVRRQQTETSRGLASGTESPRLWPRQFRQAPAPPPRPRHSNSNASNNHNAASSSLPTPVHTRDSPYVNVPNLTFEKDAKGFAETARSAGYVELRDAKPKCSPYDFTSEPSGHVEYTDKRTFAAQTDFDAHVSCYDAKDLTALARTKSNFDPGPSPRPGHYDRAYSFSGRQPDPPSRLFTENRHFLEQRNLVTGTSSDTKKEKHENRPAYGASKSFDGYSTAVEELNWQERCLELQLELHRSRSQTTRVRDMLREKLSELERRVLEAEGRADEAEDKVRMMEERLVKGEYCLSTSGVGSPPHSLPSTSGTQNDKIEDVHCACISKLETQVEEQRQLRLQDARQVEAKAARIKEWVTNKLRELEQQNQHLREQNNKCNQQLELLRNHITNIGLKPPAPTRASLSLEVDPTLRRRSESLEGTPQAIAESVQNAVAEPQAGTKHRRHLSACGTIQRGITTTNMDSSLLSEELAAAVENLVMLPNIAGVSETSRDSGSSEAVHDYAEIYTPSREGLNWTQSAQGPRPPTPPLHRFPSWEAKIYQVADGGLGIGPPTNEESAPSTMTNTTSSSKHSHATGHNLTAHNSQGYCDISVPVYATVKGRASQIRSMPFGDSSDDSSDGEEHPNQTETNTRITNSSSDNTDSSLGSGSSPSKSVKTTSSLSPAKRSSSGSPSKSVKHTSLESGLSEDYAIPPDALSSTSLESSMPSLLMRVSGESPKRQESLEKTGHLAKLGGKLKTWRKRWFVLKNGVLTYWKSQNDVNRKPQGQIVLDEVCRINRAEGAATFEIATGKKTYYLTADCIATMEDWIRVLQNVQRRNATKLLLSKEDNKPTIQGWLTKVKNGHAKKCWCVLIGKMFLYFKCPNDTNPIGQINMRDARVEEVEHVSDSDSEERDAECPHERTIGIFPTHQGPTYLLMPHKQDKDNWLYHLTVVSGGGPSAGTQYEQLVQRLMETDGDPSCVLWRHPLLLHTKENITSPLTSLTSEALQTEAIKLFKACQLFMSVAVEQAGIDYHVVLAQNALQQCLDQPELQSEFICALVKQTSRHTQHRLGVQVKKAARLVSLGTARVQLLLCATQSLFTCDTQSPAANGSGENADAQSTASTSHSPTLTQGHSTSTILDCKTNPAQYVLIQGWQLLALAVSLFLPRNNRLLWYLKLHLQRNADTKTECGKYAAYCERALERTLQNGGREVKPSRMEVLSILMKNPYHHSLPHAIPVHFLNGTYQVVSFDGSTTIEEFLNTLNQEIGCRDVHQSGFTLFSDDPIEKDLEHFIDLQAKLCDIISKWETALREKGSGKFENTRVIQLTYKSRCYWRQAAKMETDRERLLLCYQVNQQVVQGKFPVNRELAFELASLMAQIDFGEYNNDRARGSGPGSNPHHLVLQALDKFYPLRYRTNITTEQLRELQEKLQEKWIALKGRSVLDCVRIYLTCTRKWPFFGATLYQAKLKQAEPITVWIAVSEDSVTLLELQTMAVMCRYNYTNIITFGGCLDDFMLVACSDEGAAEQKLLFALSKPKILEITLLIADYMNALGHTLPGTPQMNTLTRNGSHRSIKSTLRPTTGSSCLPTQPDILKSTPDHQRP